GCTGGAGCTGCAGACTTAAATAGATGACCCCTTCAGATCATCTGTGCCTACCTCCTGCCCATCAGGCGTCTACACTGTCACTCAGACACCTGTGGCATGTGGAGGAGACTGCCCTGTCCTGAGCCTGGAAAATGTGAAACTGTCTCCTGCAACCTGCTGGGCATGTGGGCCTGGCCACATTCAATTGCAAGAACAATTTTTATGAAATGGATTAAAGCTTGTTTTTTAAGCCACGTCTCATTACTTAAGGGTCTCATGCCAACCCTTTTACACTGGCTGCAATCACGGCCTAGCTTTCTTGTCCCTTTCAACAAATGTCAGCCTCACAAAGGGAAGTGCAGCTGCCCAGAAGGCCTGCAAGCAGCTGGTCAAGTCTGGGAGTCTGACCTGTGGAGCCAGCAGGCAGGTCCTCCACCTCAGCTCAGATGTCTGGTGGCACCTATTTCTGGGCACAGTATCCCACCCCCAATGAGGCTCTGATGAAGAGGAAGCAGGGAGGGCCCGCCATAGCCCCTTACTTTTCCCCATCACCCCCATCCCACTAAGCCTCCTGCTAGAGAAGCCGCCTCAGCCAGAGGGCCGCAATCCCTGCAGCCTGGGCATGAGTGCTGCCTGAGGTCTCTCCAGACAGTGCCGGGTCACCTCACCCTGTAGCCCTTGATGCCCCAGGGTGATGCAGAAACACGGGATGCAGGCCATCCAAAAATCCCCTGCCTGGAGCCACAGGACGGCCGGGGTGGGGTCTGGCACTCTCAGGGACGAAAGCCTTTGTGTTACACCATAAAGGGCCAGCCAACTAAAGGCCAGGGTGTCTGCGAATGCACCTTCCCACAGCACTCATGGCAAGGGACAGACTTCGGTACTGTTGCTTCGGGAAGGTCTGGATGACACCCTGCCCCCCAGGGAGCTGGGACACGACCAGAGTGGTGGTCTGGGAAGTCCACAAAGGCCTTCACTGGTCAACGGCCTGGAAAGACAACCTCCCCCCACCTTGTGCCACAGGAGCCCCTGGAACATGGGATAATGGCTACGGCAGACAGGCAGGCAAGCAGCACTCGTACCAGTCATCTTTTATTTGGAAGTTAATTGCCATTAGGATATGAAAGGATTCAGCAACGATCGAGATTGTGTTCCTCACAGAGGGGCTCGGGCCAAggtcgtggggtgggggggtgcagAGCGTCTCCTCTTCAGTGGTATTTGCGGAGCCGCTCGTGCTCTGAAGTCAGGAAGGCAAGATGGTAAGCATCTTAAAAGGTTACAGTGAAGGCACAGCATGGCAGGAAGCAGGCTGAGATCACACAACGCCTTCCTGAGAATTCCCTTCAGAGATGGCCCACGACCTGCCTGCCGGTGTCTCTGCAGAATCAGCAGACCCGGGGGGCACAAAGACACCTCAGGAGCCAACCTGCCACCTGGCCAACCACTTTCtttccagaaggaacacagggaACACCCGCACAGACAAACAGCCCCTGGTGCCGCAGAATGGgagtgaggtgggggtggggggtgtacaCTACACTGTCAGAAACAGCCTAGTCAGAGGCCGCCACCGACACCTCCCGCCAATCTCCCACCAGACTAGCTCCTCTCAAGCCTCAGAGCCGGAACAGCCATGCTTTTCTAGGGTACCAGATTATCCCACTCAACTCATTTCTCTTTCTGCATTGGTTACTAGGAAAATTGAGCCAAATTTTCACAGAGCGTGCTGTATTTTAAAGAATGCTTCTAAGTACTCTCTTTACCCTGGCTTCATCTTGATTTTCCTGCATTCTCTTTGTCACAATTTTCTCATTTCAAACCATATCCCACATACTGTACTCTGATAGGTCCCTCCAATTCTTTTAGGTAGAAACATAAGGAACTTACTAAAGGTCCCTCAGCCTCAGAAGAAGGTTGGCTGCTGTATCTAATGAAATCAGTCACCACCACCCTCTCATGGGAACTGAAGGCAAGACGCCGCAGAGGCACTCACTGAGATGCTTGTAGGAAAAGGAGTAGCTGAAGAGCACGTAGCATGCCAGCACCATGGTAATCCCCGAGATGCTCCCCTTCTTCACATTGATGTACTTGTTGTAGTACCGGTAGTAACCTGCAAACGCAAGGGGCGCTCACTGCCCTGCTGGGCTTCACATTTGAGTGAAGTTGAGCACACAGTTGAGTGTGGCTGACATTCAGGGACCTAGTCCTGCTCTGGCTGTTTAAGCCCCTCGCCCTGCATTCACTGGCTGATAAAGATGACAAGCACAAATGCCAGTAAGGTCTCTAATCCCCACAGCCTGAACTATAAGCACATGACAGCTCCTGAACTAGGCCCACCTGGATTCCACCTCTCCCCTTTGGCCTTGAGCttgtagcctcctgagtagctgggactatacaggcacgcaccaccacacccagctaatttttcttgttgttttttttttatagagatggggtctctccatgttgcctaggctggtctaaaactcggctcaagcaatcctcccgcctcggcctcccaaagtgctgggattacaggcatgagccaccgcaccaggccaagaCAGGCCATTTCAAATATTTGTCCTGAAGTTCTGGCAGGGAGGAGAGCATCATATTATAGACTAATGCCCACTACGGTTCCAATTCATTTTCCTCTTAAAGAAGTCTTAGGATTTCTctaagacagagacagacatacTGATTCCAAGCAACAGGAAACATGTTTTTGGCTGCAATATCTCAGAGCCAGCCTTTGAAAGGGCCAATCAACCATGGAAGTCCAAGGCCTAGCATCCCTCCCTGTCGTCCTCTACATAACTTACTGCTTTCGGACAACAAGGCCTTCATTGCCCAAATTAATTCATGGCAAAAAAGAGATCTGAAGACCCAGAGATTTGCTTTCATTTACAGACATCCACAAGGCTCTGACCTCTTTGAAACGCTCCGAAAATGCCACTAGGGCTGAAGTCCCGCATCAAGATCCAGCTTGGCAGCTCCCCCAGTTTGACCTCCAGAAGTTTCTTGTCCTTCACTGGTACTGAAACGGAAGAGTGAGAAAAAATACCCACTGAATAATCTCCCAGTAACACACATGGCATCCTTTCCTGCCACTGCTTCAACTATGCAATAAAGGTGCATAATGCAATTACACAGAGGCTGCACATACACAATATTATGAAGAAATACGTCACATCAAGCCCACTATTTTAAGACTGAGCCTATACAATAGCAGAACTGCTGCAGGGACAGCTTTATTAACCAACAGGACGTCTGAGTAACAGCTTGCTGGGAGTAACTCCAGAAAAGGGTCTCGAAGAAAGCAGTAACGTGGAGAACAGGAAAGATTACTGCAAAGCTAACACTTACTTGACATTATTAGcttatttcatcttcacaacaagCAGTTCATGTCTTTACCTTACAGGAGGGGAAGAGGGATAGACTCAGAGAGGTTGGGCCACGTGACCAAAGTCACACACACAACGTGGGGTCAGGACTGGCCCTCCTATGTCCCTGAAGCCAATATGAGGGTGCCCTGTCCAACCCTGGGGATGTGTGGCTGGAGAACGTACAAGAAGGGATGTGGAAGGAGAGCGGTGTGACGGTGTCCTCAAGTGTCTCACTCAGACTTGACGCACTTGTTTACTGGGGAAGGGCTTCAAACAGCACCTGGGTTCACACAGCTGTCAGACTCACCAGATGGGCCAGCCCGAGCAAGTATAATGAAAGAAACCCAAGGAATTTCCACCTCCAGCAtcctgggaccacagacaccAACAATTTCCAGagataaaaataagagagaacacattCCAAGAAGTCAAGTGAGGAAAAACCACTCCAAATGACTGAACGGCCCCGGATCGTATTCCAATGGGAGTCTGAGAACAAGGAATCAGAAGGGCTCCTGGCTGAGGCTGCACTGTCCTCACATTTGGGCCCAGGAGGAGACTATGGAGGACCAGGGAGTAGGTAGGCCTGTGGGCGTCGAGGAGATGCATTTAAGAAAGGAATTGTCTCCCCTGTTCTCCCtacaaagatttatttatttatttctgagagacagggtctcactccattaccCAGTGCACTGGTTATTCACAGGTgtgttcacagctcactgcagcctcactgagcctcctggactcaagtgatcctcctgcctcaacctcctgaacagctgggactacaggtgtgtgccaccacacccagctaatgatcagttttaaaaagcttttagCAGGTGTCCTATTGAGGGCAAAGAGTCTAGGACCACGGTGCCTTCTCAAAGATAACCACAAGAGGAACCAGATTAAATAATCACAAGGTTTCTTCTCCATTTTGAGATCAAAGGAAAGACTAAGGCTCTGTCAGGACCAGCCTCAAGAGTCTGCTgagggaggccgggcacagtggttcacactgtaatcccagcactttgggaggccgaggcaggcagatcacttgaggtcaggagtttgagaccagcctggccaacatggtgaaactgcaccatgagatcacaccactgcacttgcccaggctgaagtgcagtggcatgatctcggctcactgcaacctccgcctcctggttctagcgattctcctgcctcagcctcctgagtagctaggactacaggcatgtgccacgacacccagctaatttttgtatttttagtagagacggggtttcaccatgttggccaggctggtctcgaacttctgacctcaggcgatccgcccacctcggcctcccaaagtgctgggattacaggcatgagccaccgcaccaggccagaAAACTCATCACTTCCTGATCCAGTGAAGCCATTTTTTCACATTCACATAAACTATGCAGACATATTCTGCATCTCATTACCATGTTCAGGGGCTGGCATGGAGCCTGGCACATCATAGGAGAAAAAAGGCAACAATTTACAACTTGTTTTTCTTCCTAGTTCTATCTCTGTATTATGAAGACAAGGGTGTTTCCTTAAAACTAACACAtcaggggccgggcacagtggctcatgcctgtaatcccagcactttgggaagctgaggcgggaagatcatgaggtcaggaaatcgagaccatcctggctaacatggtaaaaccccatcgctactaaaaaaaaaaaaaaaaaaaaaattagccaggtgtggtggcaggcgcctgtactcctagctactagggaggctgaggcaggagaatggcgtgaacctgggaggcggagcttgcagtgagctgagattgtgccactacactccagcctgggtgacagagcaagaatccatgtcaaaaacaaacaaacaaacacctaaCACatttggcagggcacggtggttcacacctgtaatcccagcactgtgggaggccaaggcaggcagatcacgaggtcaggagttcaagaccagcctggccaacatggtgaaaccccatctctactaaaaatacaaaaattagccgggcgtgctggcgggcacctgcaatcccagctacttgggaggctgaggcaggagaatcacttgaacctgggaggtggaggttgcactgagctgagatcgtgctattgcactccagcctgggtgatgaaagcaacactccatctcaaaaaaaaaataaataaataaaaataaaaaataaaaacaaaaaaaccattctGAGCTCATGGCCAGACAAAAACAGGCCACACAAAATCTAACTCACTGGCCATAGTTTGCAAACCCCGATCTTATCTACTGCTGCTAATTCATATTTCCCTCACTTTATGTGCTCATGAAATACTGTCTTTGTACTCTGGTGACAGACACTACCTAAAAGATCATCAATACCTAAGACACATGGACTCCAATTTCTTCACCGGGGGTGATGCTGAATAGGCCAGGCATGTGACATGACCCTGCCTAAAGGTCACAAAGTAAAGGCTGGGATGACCAACTCACACCGACTGAGTACTCACTGTGGGCCACGCAGTGTTCCAAGTGTCTTTCATGTACTAAATCGATTGATCCTTAGTCCAGAGCTCTTGACCACAGCCCTATGCTTAGACAAAATGCCCCAGTGTTCACTTTTCACAGGTTGTCTCCTTAACACAACTACCGTGTATGACGAATATTCTTATGCCCATTTTACTGAGGGGAAAACAGCTTCCCTCTCATCTTTTCTGAGCCCCTCTTCATTTCTCCAGGCTGAGATTAAGAATACAGAGGccggaggccgggcgcggtggctcacacctgtaatcccagcactttgggaggccaaggcaggcagatcacaaggtcaggagatcgagaccatcctggctaacacggtgaaaccctgtctctactaaaaatacaaaaaattagctgggcctggtggccggcgcctgtagtcccagctactcgggaggctgaggcaggagaatggcgtgaacccgggaggcggag
This window of the Pongo abelii isolate AG06213 chromosome 6, NHGRI_mPonAbe1-v2.0_pri, whole genome shotgun sequence genome carries:
- the ATP5MF gene encoding ATP synthase subunit f, mitochondrial isoform X3, encoding MASVVPVKDKKLLEVKLGELPSWILMRDFSPSGIFGAFQRGYYRYYNKYINVKKGSISGITMVLACYVLFSYSFSYKHLKHERLRKYH
- the ATP5MF gene encoding ATP synthase subunit f, mitochondrial (The RefSeq protein has 1 substitution compared to this genomic sequence), giving the protein MASVGERPAPVPVKDKKLLEVKLGELPSWILMRDFSPSGIFGAFQRGYYRYYNKYINVKKGSISGITMVLACYVLFSYSFSYKHLKHERLRKYH
- the ATP5MF gene encoding ATP synthase subunit f, mitochondrial isoform X1 → MASVGECPAPVPVKDKKLLEVKLGELPSWILMRDFSPSGIFGAFQRGYYRYYNKYINVKKGSISGITMVLACYVLFSYSFSYKHLKTPAGRSWAISEGNSQEGVV
- the ATP5MF gene encoding ATP synthase subunit f, mitochondrial isoform X2 → MASVVPVKDKKLLEVKLGELPSWILMRDFSPSGIFGAFQRGYYRYYNKYINVKKGSISGITMVLACYVLFSYSFSYKHLKTPAGRSWAISEGNSQEGVV